A genomic stretch from Serratia entomophila includes:
- a CDS encoding integrase, whose protein sequence is MSLFRRGETWYGSYTSPSGKRIKESLGTKDRRQAQELHDRRKAELWRIDRLGDFPEVTFEEACLRWLEEKAHKKSLDADKGRIGFWLIHFEGILLKDITEAKIYTAVSRMTNRKAEERWALRTEALAKKGIEIEPRKAEAVSTSTKAKHLALMKALMRAAERDWKWIEKSPVIKVPQERNKRVRWLEPAQAQRLIDECPEPLKSTVEFALTTGLRRSNIIELAWSQIDMQRKVAWIYPEDSKSGRAIGVALNDTACAVLRRQIGNHHRWVFVHKDPVRKMRVDSNTAWRAALRRAGIDDFRFHDLRHTWASWLIQSGVPLSALQEMGGWESIEMVQRYAHLAPNHLTEHARQIDAIFGGLVPNLSHDEIDKTGRKA, encoded by the coding sequence ATGTCATTATTCCGCCGAGGGGAAACCTGGTACGGGAGTTACACGTCGCCAAGCGGCAAAAGAATTAAGGAGTCGCTTGGGACTAAGGACAGACGCCAAGCGCAGGAGTTGCACGACCGCAGAAAAGCTGAACTTTGGAGAATAGACCGACTTGGAGATTTCCCTGAAGTCACATTTGAAGAGGCGTGCTTGCGCTGGCTGGAAGAAAAGGCGCACAAGAAATCACTCGATGCAGACAAGGGCCGGATCGGATTCTGGCTCATTCATTTTGAAGGGATTTTGCTGAAGGACATAACTGAGGCAAAGATTTACACAGCAGTTAGCAGGATGACGAATAGGAAGGCAGAAGAAAGGTGGGCGCTAAGAACTGAAGCTCTTGCCAAGAAGGGAATTGAGATTGAGCCACGGAAGGCTGAGGCTGTATCTACCTCAACCAAGGCCAAACATCTGGCACTCATGAAGGCATTAATGCGTGCTGCAGAGCGAGATTGGAAGTGGATAGAGAAGTCACCTGTTATCAAGGTGCCACAGGAAAGGAATAAGCGTGTCAGGTGGCTTGAGCCAGCTCAGGCGCAAAGGCTTATTGATGAGTGTCCTGAGCCACTTAAATCCACCGTGGAGTTCGCTCTTACTACTGGCCTTCGACGGTCTAACATCATCGAGCTTGCATGGTCGCAGATCGACATGCAAAGGAAGGTGGCTTGGATTTATCCAGAGGATAGCAAATCAGGACGGGCAATTGGCGTCGCCCTCAACGACACCGCTTGCGCCGTTCTGCGGAGACAAATAGGAAATCATCATCGCTGGGTGTTCGTTCACAAAGACCCAGTGAGGAAAATGCGAGTAGATTCTAACACTGCGTGGCGTGCGGCGTTAAGGCGCGCTGGCATTGATGATTTCCGTTTCCATGATCTTCGACACACATGGGCTAGCTGGCTGATCCAATCCGGGGTTCCGCTTTCTGCGCTTCAGGAAATGGGCGGCTGGGAGAGCATAGAAATGGTCCAGAGATATGCTCACCTTGCACCTAACCATCTAACTGAGCATGCGAGGCAAATTGATGCGATTTTCGGAGGTTTAGTCCCAAATCTGTCCCATGATGAAATTGATAAGACGGGACGAAAGGCGTAA
- the ybcJ gene encoding ribosome-associated protein YbcJ, with protein MEIFNLDNHPHVELCDLLKFQGWCESGGAAKEAIAEGRVLVDGKVETRKRCKIVADQVVAFNGGKVTVKP; from the coding sequence ATGGAAATTTTCAATCTGGATAATCACCCCCATGTCGAACTCTGCGATCTGCTGAAGTTCCAGGGCTGGTGTGAAAGCGGCGGCGCCGCGAAAGAAGCGATCGCCGAAGGGCGGGTCTTGGTGGACGGCAAAGTCGAAACCCGCAAGCGCTGCAAAATCGTCGCCGATCAGGTGGTGGCGTTTAACGGCGGAAAAGTGACGGTCAAACCCTAA
- the folD gene encoding bifunctional methylenetetrahydrofolate dehydrogenase/methenyltetrahydrofolate cyclohydrolase FolD yields MAAKIIDGKTIAQQVRNEVAEQVKQRLAAGKRAPGLAVVLVGENPASQIYVASKRRACDEVGFLSRSYDLPVTTSEAELLALIDQLNADAEIDGILVQLPLPAGIDNVKVLERIHPDKDVDGFHPYNVGRLCQRAPKLRPCTPRGIVTLLERYNIDTYGLNAVVVGASNIVGRPMSMELLLAGCTTTVTHRFTKNLRHHVENADLLVVAVGKPGFIPGDWIKPGAIVVDVGINRLESGKVVGDVDFDAASQRAAYITPVPGGVGPMTVATLIQNTLQACEEYHDVQPK; encoded by the coding sequence ATGGCAGCAAAGATTATTGATGGTAAAACGATTGCGCAGCAGGTTAGAAACGAAGTGGCTGAGCAAGTTAAACAACGTCTGGCGGCAGGTAAACGCGCCCCGGGCCTGGCGGTGGTGCTGGTCGGTGAAAACCCGGCCTCGCAGATTTATGTCGCCAGTAAACGCCGCGCCTGCGATGAAGTGGGTTTTCTCTCCCGCTCCTACGATCTGCCCGTCACCACCAGTGAAGCTGAACTGCTGGCGCTGATCGACCAGCTGAACGCCGACGCGGAAATCGACGGCATTCTGGTGCAGCTGCCGCTGCCGGCCGGCATCGATAACGTCAAGGTGCTGGAACGCATTCATCCCGACAAAGACGTCGACGGTTTCCACCCGTACAACGTCGGCCGCCTGTGCCAGCGCGCGCCCAAGCTGCGCCCGTGCACCCCGCGCGGCATCGTCACCCTGCTGGAGCGCTATAACATCGATACCTACGGCCTGAACGCCGTAGTGGTCGGCGCGTCCAACATCGTCGGCCGGCCGATGAGCATGGAGCTGCTGCTGGCCGGCTGCACCACCACCGTCACCCACCGCTTTACCAAGAACCTGCGTCATCACGTTGAAAACGCCGATCTGCTGGTAGTGGCGGTCGGTAAGCCGGGCTTTATTCCGGGCGACTGGATCAAACCGGGCGCCATCGTGGTGGACGTCGGCATCAACCGGCTGGAAAGCGGCAAAGTGGTCGGCGACGTGGATTTCGACGCCGCCAGCCAACGCGCCGCCTACATTACCCCGGTGCCGGGTGGCGTTGGCCCGATGACCGTTGCTACACTGATCCAAAATACCTTGCAGGCCTGCGAGGAATATCACGACGTTCAACCTAAATAA